TCAGTATTAACTTGATTGTAAATCTGTGAAGTTCtgtgaaaaataatttttaataataatagtaatttattttatttataaaaatgctGCACCAGGACTAAAATAATCGGTATtcttcaatcaatcaatcaatcaatcagatttatatagcgccagtATCCATAATAATGTTCAAAGGTGCTTGACAAAGTTAAGCAGGAAATGCCTCTGTGTAAAAATGGGTTTTTAGTCGTGTTTTGAAAGTGTTGATGTTTTCAGATGTCTTTATGTCGATTCTTTTTTCTATACTTACTGAATGTTACATTTGCGAGCTAGATGATCTTTTAACTTGAAGGCTTCAGATTGCTTGAGTTCTGTAACTTCAATTCGATGATCTTCAGAGGTACAGTAATCTCTAGTAGTGGCATTTGCATTCACAACATTGATAACACCATTTcctatttaaataatgtatcaATGTTTTCATTAGGTTCAAGTAACTTTGGGTATTACAAAAAAGTGCCTATTTATACTCCTGTGAGACTTTAAACACTGTGCCCTGTGACGACAGACAATTGCTTGATGGTTTAACATGTTTTTGCCTTTCAACCTCAAGATCCAGCGTTCAATCCTGATCTAGTGCTACAGTAGGGCCAGGTTGTAGCTCACAATTGTTAACTCAACTCCCTAAAGctttgtccacactatcaaactagtttgaaaacaacagtgtgatgtgcccaaatataatagtgatgtgcccaaatatggtagtgatatgacatcatcatgtccatatgggcacatcaaatttgtttttgtcaaataaagtttgatagtgtagacagagctttagcttcAAATGagaattattatcaatataataatCTGCCAACTCCTTCCCTAAACTGTTTAAAATTCTGTTTCACACCTGGAGCAAGGGCAAGCCAATCTGTTAGCCCATCATTCACAGTATCATAAGCAGTGTGAGGCGAGTATATTGCAATACGATTTTCAATCGCTTTTACAATAATACGTTCTTTAAAGGTGGCCATAGTCAGACGTTTCAAAGCTGTAAAAATCGGTGGATGGTATGACAGTATCATGGACGACTTCTCAACAATTGCTTCTTCCAAAACATCTTCGGTCAAGTCATTTGTTAAGAACAATTTAGTAACTGTGTGAGGTGGTGTTGGTTCCACAAGTAGCCCTACGTTGTCCCAGCTTCCAGCCAGAGACGGTGAGGCAAGCTTGTTGAGACGTCCGACACACTCTTGTAAGTTCATTTCAGTTGGTATTGTAGTACACAGTGCTTTctcctttttaaaattaagacaaataaattaaatattcaattattattttaatatatagggCCTACAGTTGTTTAAGAAATTATGATATAAGATTACACTTAAACAGGATCCATACTATATAAGTCAAGAAAGGCCTGTGAGGTCTCCCTGGTCCCTGTAGTCATCTAACTACCTGTAGCTAGTTGAAAGTAATCACTACATACAGTAGCAGGCCTAACCATTCACATGCCTGGCTGGAGTTTATACCTCCATCCATCCATGCCAGCAGTACTGTTGACCTAGCTCTACTTAGCTACTACTAGTATTAGTACTGGATAGTACTAACtaactagtactagtaggcctaggcctagctagtagtagcaTAATTTAAGTTTTCTGAAAGACGCTTTacttttagaaaataaaactcTTCgtgtttaatatattatttaattcttACGGAGTTGCTGATCAATTTACTTCGAAGTTGATAACCAAATCtgaaatttctaaatattaatgtCATTCCAGTCCAAGTACTTTCAGGTCTAGCCTAGACCCTATCTTTGTTTACAAAAACTTGAGTGGACACGCATGTTGTCACACACGCTTAGAGGGTGAAAGGTCATTATCTACTAGAGCGTGACAGACAGTGTGAGAGCGACTTTTACACAAACACGAAGCATTCAGGCTAGAGAAACCACAACTTGTAAACTTTACAATTTAAAGTTAATTCTTAAGTCAGCTTATCCACTTCTGGTGACATTATTACACAATTTTGTTTGAACTAACATTCCAGTAAAAAGTTATCTACAGACCAAAGATGGAAGACCTCGGTAAGtcaatttattttgtagttCGAGCACTCCCAATAATTTACTTCCGGAGTTTTTAGGCCTCACCACAACTCCATGATGGTATCACGATGGATTTTATACACAGGTGGGAGGACTCAAATTAACTGATACTGATGAATAAAGATTTCAACAGGAGGCCTAACCTAACCTTGgaatttaaat
This is a stretch of genomic DNA from Antedon mediterranea chromosome 3, ecAntMedi1.1, whole genome shotgun sequence. It encodes these proteins:
- the LOC140044647 gene encoding NIF3-like protein 1 isoform X2; translated protein: MEKALCTTIPTEMNLQECVGRLNKLASPSLAGSWDNVGLLVEPTPPHTVTKLFLTNDLTEDVLEEAIVEKSSMILSYHPPIFTALKRLTMATFKERIIVKAIENRIAIYSPHTAYDTVNDGLTDWLALAPGNGVINVVNANATTRDYCTSEDHRIEVTELKQSEAFKLKDHLARKCNIQTSQIYNQVNTDGSNNTELSLSFACDSSNLANVVDEIHKMNASKKTHITQLEKAVIPGAGMGRINTLNAETALKDIIKSTKKHLGVGYLGVAYGRGKNSESMVKTVAVCAGSGSSVLIGVPADLYITGEMSHHELLEINSQGISVILSNHSNSERAYLKILKKQLEKIMEGKVDVMVSEVDADPLVTV
- the LOC140044647 gene encoding NIF3-like protein 1 isoform X3 yields the protein MNLQECVGRLNKLASPSLAGSWDNVGLLVEPTPPHTVTKLFLTNDLTEDVLEEAIVEKSSMILSYHPPIFTALKRLTMATFKERIIVKAIENRIAIYSPHTAYDTVNDGLTDWLALAPGNGVINVVNANATTRDYCTSEDHRIEVTELKQSEAFKLKDHLARKCNIQTSQIYNQVNTDGSNNTELSLSFACDSSNLANVVDEIHKMNASKKTHITQLEKAVIPGAGMGRINTLNAETALKDIIKSTKKHLGVGYLGVAYGRGKNSESMVKTVAVCAGSGSSVLIGVPADLYITGEMSHHELLEINSQGISVILSNHSNSERAYLKILKKQLEKIMEGKVDVMVSEVDADPLVTV
- the LOC140044647 gene encoding NIF3-like protein 1 isoform X1; this encodes MTLIFRNFRFGYQLRSKLISNSEKALCTTIPTEMNLQECVGRLNKLASPSLAGSWDNVGLLVEPTPPHTVTKLFLTNDLTEDVLEEAIVEKSSMILSYHPPIFTALKRLTMATFKERIIVKAIENRIAIYSPHTAYDTVNDGLTDWLALAPGNGVINVVNANATTRDYCTSEDHRIEVTELKQSEAFKLKDHLARKCNIQTSQIYNQVNTDGSNNTELSLSFACDSSNLANVVDEIHKMNASKKTHITQLEKAVIPGAGMGRINTLNAETALKDIIKSTKKHLGVGYLGVAYGRGKNSESMVKTVAVCAGSGSSVLIGVPADLYITGEMSHHELLEINSQGISVILSNHSNSERAYLKILKKQLEKIMEGKVDVMVSEVDADPLVTV